From Phragmites australis chromosome 5, lpPhrAust1.1, whole genome shotgun sequence, a single genomic window includes:
- the LOC133917715 gene encoding blue copper protein-like has protein sequence MASWISCLPLAVLLLVAVASSAAATRYTVGDGSGWTTGVDYATWAGSKSFKPGDSLVFNYAKGLHTVVEVRAAEYMACTATSPLGSDSSGATTVVLKTAGSHYFICSIPGHCSAGMKLAVTVGDSSSPSSPSSPTTTPRSPTTPYTTPTPRSPTTTPTTPFTTPTPTTTTPYTTTPTSPACTGGTTATPVTPVTPGMTPFMAYPSAASLGSAALGSFGLAWFMIVQLALL, from the exons ATGGCTTCATGGATTTCTTGCTTGCCTTTGGCAGTGCTGCTGCTCGTGGCCGTCGCCTCCTCGGCGGCCGCCACCAGGTACACCGTCGGCGACGGGTCCGGTTGGACGACCGGCGTCGATTACGCCACATGGGCCGGGTCCAAAAGCTTTAAGCCCGGCGACAGTCTTG TGTTCAACTACGCGAAAGGACTGCACACTGTGGTGGAGGTGAGAGCGGCCGAGTACATGGCGTGCACGGCGACCAGCCCGCTCGGCTCCGACAGCAGCGGCGCGACCACCGTGGTCCTCAAGACGGCCGGCAGTCACTACTTCATCTGCAGCATCCCCGGCCACTGCAGCGCCGGCATGAAGCTCGCCGTGACCGTCGGCGACTCCTCCTCCCCatcctcgccgtcgtcgcccaCCACGACCCCAAGGTCCCCGACCACGCCGTACACGACGCCGACCCCAAGGTCCCCAACGACTACCCCGACCACGCCGTTCACGACCCCGACCCCGACCACCACCACGCCGTACACGACGACGCCGACGTCCCCGGCGTGCACTGGAGGCACCACGGCAACCCCAGTAACCCCGGTAACACCGGGCATGACACCATTCATGGCATACCCCAGCGCGGCCAGCCTCGGATCGGCGGCGTTGGGCAGCTTTGGCCTGGCTTGGTTTATGATCGTGCAGCTTGCACTGCTCTAG